ttctaaaatacatacatatgcATAGTGAGGATACATGTTGTATATGCAGGCTCTTCTCATGCGGAACAAGTAAAGAAGGTGAATCCCATCTGGTGGAGTGGAATGAGAGTGAAGGGGCTATCAAACGGACATATTCTGGATTTAGGAAGCGCTCTTTAGACGTCGTCCAGTTTGACACAACAAGGAACCGATTCTTAGCTGCTGgtgatgaatttcaaattaagtTCTGGGATATGGATAATACCAATGTGTTGACGGCAGTTGATGCAGATGGCGGGTTGCCTGTCAGTAGTGCTCTCCTTTACATTATTTCTATACCATTGAAGAGTGCAGAAGTCAGACTAGTTTGccccttttatttttgcagGCTAGTCCTAGACTGAGATTCAACAAAGAAGGGTCACTGTTGGCTGTAACAACGAATGACAGTGGTATTAAGATCTTAGCAAATAATGATGGTTTGCGCTTGATTAGAATGTTGGAGGGAAGGGCTATGGAGAAAAATCGAGGCACTTCTGAGCCCATCAACTCTAAGGTAGTTTTTGTTCTGTGGTCCTTAAGTCAATATTTGGTAAATGTTTGATGGCATCATTCTTGTAATCAATATGAAGCTTGCTGTATTTGATAACTTATGCTGGCATAATTTCTTCATTgtctatatttttatttgccAGTGAGGTTCTCATGTCAAGTTTTGTTGCTTAATTTTCTCCTAGCAGCCTCTGATTGTTAATGCACTAGGCCCCATTGTGAATGTTCCTAATGCTGTTCCTCCAGCCCTGGAACGTCCTGATAGAATCCAACCAGCTGTGTCTATCAGTAATCTGGTAAGTTTAAGAAGCATGAAATTGTTAATGCTCTctgtttttgttggtttatattggttttttttactgCAGGGTACTATGGAGAACAGCAGGCTCGTTGATGTTAAACCTCGGATTTCCGAGGATATAGACAAGATTAAGAGCTGGAAAATTTCTGATATTGCGGATCCCTCTCAAATGAAAGCTTTGCGATTGCCTGACTCTACAACTGCTGGAAAGGTGTAGAGGACTATTCCTAATTAACACCTATAATCATAAAATATGAGACAGAAGTCCTGAACTTTATggtttagttttttcttttataccaaaataaaccagatttttttaaagatatatTTTATTCAGTTAGAGAACATAAGTATGTTGATTTTGCCTCTAAAACTGGTGCAAATTAATCAACAAATATGTATGTGCTATAGTGGACTAGATCATTTACTCCTTACATTACAGACTCCACAATATcataattgaagaaattatTTGCTAATTGCAGATTGTGAGACTAATGTACACAAACAATGGCCTGGCTCTGTTAGCCCTCGCCTCCAATGCTGTTCACAAGCTTTGGAAATGGCAGCGTAATGAAAGGAATCCATCAGGGAAGGTCTGGCTTGTGTCTTTCCTCAAGTGAATCTCTCCCTGTTTAAATTTGGTGTTTCTTATAGATTTCTACCttgtggttttgttttgttttcaggCTACTGCATATGTTACACCACAGTTGTGGCAGCCTCCCAATGGAACTCTCATGACTAATGATGTGAATGACAATAAACCAGCTGAGGAATCTACTGCGTGTATTGCTTTATCCAAAAATGATTCTTATGTCATGTCTGCATCTGGTGGGAAAGTCTCTCTGTTCAACATGATGACGTTTAAGGTATGTTATTGCTGTCTCTTTTAGAACCATCTAGAAAGTTCTATAGCACATTTTTGTACATCTTTTGTCATATATACTCAAGCAATCTCCTTTAATGATCTTGCTGACCGAATCCACCTCGTACTTTGCAGGTCATGACAACATTTGTTTCTCCCCCTCCCGCAGCCACTTTTTTGGCATTTCATCCTCAAGACAATAATATAATTGCTATTGGCATGGAGGATTCtactattttaatatataatgttAGGGTTGATGAGGTAAAGCATGTCTCTTAGTTTTATCTGTATTTGTTGCTTGATGTCTTTTGAGGTTTTGCCTGTTTGTCTGGTTATCTGATAAACTAAACCTTGGATGAGATTGGCAGGTTAAAACCAAACTTAAGGGTCATCAGAATCGGATTACAGGCCTTGCATTTTCTCAAAGTCTTAATGTACTGGTTTCTTCAGGTGCTGATACCCAGGTTAGTGATTTTATAACAAGTATAGCAATTCTTTCCTATCCTCGAGAGGAACGTTAAGCTGCTGctcattgtatttgttttcttgtacaactagttggtttttttgggtgtggaTTCTcctttttgctttattttgttgggGAAGGCGGATGTAATGCCTTAATTTAAAGGGGATAATAATATGAATGGAGGTGTTTCATACACTTAAAGCTAAAGCATTGCTTTCCTATGACCGAgtacaaatttttttggatcATTATGAAGAGCCACTGCTTTAATTGAAAGAAACTAGGCAATGCTATTCCTCTTATCTAATTGCATGACATTTTTATTTACGTCGGTGACTTGGATTGCAGTTATGCGTGTGGAGCATTGATGGatgggagaaaaagaaaacaaggttTATACAAGCACCAGCTGGTCGCCAATCCCCGTTGGTTGGAGAAACAAAAGTTCAGTTTCATAATGATCACACACACCTGTTGGTTGCTCATGAAAGCCAAATTGCTGTGTATGATTGCAAGCTTGATTGTTTGCGCTCAGTAAGTTCTTAACCTGGCAGTCCTTGTCTCAGAAAAATGTTGAACTAACATAAAAGTTATCTGTCTAGAAATGTTTGATCTATAAGACttgtataaaattaaatttaagtttCTTATTTAGACATTTGCATCTATCGTAAAACTGaattaattatctttattCTAATTTGacgatttttcttttttcttcctatcttctttttttcgcATCTACGATGGCAGTGGTCTCCAAAAGATGCACTTGCCGCTCCCATCTCAAGTGCAATATATTCATGCGATGGTCTATTGGTTTATGCTACCTTTTGTGACGGTGCTGTTGGAGTTTTTGATGCTGATACCTTAAGACTCAGATGTCGAGTAGCACCTACTGCGTATATACCTTCATTTTCTCTCAGGTGGGCGGAAAAGTATTTTGCTGTTTATTGAACgggaactttttttttctttctgatcttctgcttttttcttttgggcttATCTATAAAGACTTGTAGCCTCGTTTGACATTTGCAAACTGATGTAAAATGTTGTGCAGCGGCAACCCCACCTATCCTTTGGTTATAGCAGCTCATCCGTCTGAGCCTAACCAGATTGCAGTCGGCATGACTGATGGCTCAGTGCATGTAGTTGAACCGTCTGATGTAGAGCTGAAGTGGGGCGGTGCACCGTCTCAAGATAATGGCCCTTCCAATTCGTCAAATCCTTCGCCTAGTGGTCAAGCATCAGAACTTCCTTCCAGGTGATGGTGGCACTGCCGTGGATGAATGTCTCTTTAAGAAGAGTAGACAGACAGaaagacagacagacagacacgAGGGTTCAGTTTCACGAATTTTAGCTAGTAGTACGACCACCTTTTccaattgtaatttttgtgtgtgtttctcTGAGCCATTGCTTTGGATTATGGCTGTTTATTCTCTATGTACAtccttttgtctttgttttgcGAAATGAAGTTGTAGGGAGTATGAATCTgtatattattgttgttgtcGTCAGAACGTGTTGGAAGACACCATGAAAGGCCAATTTGCCTTCCGGCAGTATCTTAggtggttttatttatttatttatttctctttctttaatACGTAgattatatacatatttaaGTTGATGGTCTTTGGAATGTGATTTATGACTTCGTAGTCTCCTCCTTCCTGCTCCTTTGTGATGTCAATGGCCTATAATAAACTGGTGGTCCatctataataataatatttatatattgcaAGAGAGGAGTTTAACCCACCCAataagtaaaagaaaatagcGAGGAGGctgtagctcaagtggttaagagcagTTAGGTATTCATACATTCGACAGCTGAGAGTAAGAGCAGGCAGTTATTGTGTTTGTGTTCTGTGTTGTGTGTCGTTTGTTTTGtggagaaaaaacaaacaagagagACGGCCCAATTGCTTTTACCTACAAGGCTACAACTCTTCGTCACGTGGCAACATAAAATTGGAGGACACATAATTGTGAGACGTTTTAGCTGCTCTTCTCCGAGCTCTCGCACCCAAAGAAGCTAATTAAGACGACGTTCTGCACGTTTGGCCATTTTTGTTGCGAAGAAGACTCGCAGTCGCAGGCACCATCTCTCACTTCTTCTACTCCCACCACTTTGTCttcttttgattattattatttctctctctctctctctctctctctctctctctctctctctcaaaacacAGATTCGAATCGATTCCTTGGGCTCTCAAGAAACCCAAAGCTTGGTAACGTCTCCATATCTCTTTCTCAACCTCAccttttctgtttggttgccgGGAAAACGCCCGGCCATGATTATATAAACGAAATAGACGAAACTAGTTTCCAAAATTTCCTaacttcttttcatttcttttgggtCCCCCACAAACTTCAAGATTTATGCCAGTTAGGGTTTTCTTGCTTGATTTTCACGAAACCGAACGGAGTGGAAGaacacaaaattttcaaatttttttttttgccgtAGGTCGTTTACTTGTTTTTAGGGgggaaaaataatgaaagtgaaatCAGTAGGCCGCAGCTATTAGGTCTGGCTAATGGAATCCTAAACTTTATTaatttgagaaaattgaaTTGAGTATTATTTTTCAGCGGCCAAATTGGTTCTGAGTTGTGCACTCAATATAATTGTTGATCTTACATTTATGTCTCGTTTATCATCAGAACTAGGCTAAGGGATCTGAATGGAAATGCCATCAAATGAGAATTCACAGCCCTCAATGAATTCTACCAGTGATGCTGATAATCAACATGAGACTATTGTTCCTGATGGTTTAAATAATGCGTACGCTCTTCTTTCCCTATACATTTTACTGTATATCCTACACGTTTTCTAATAACAAGGAAGTATATGAACCGTCTATTGTGTGATGCAACTACCTAATTGTTGTAAATGGGAGCTACTCTCACTGACTACTCGGCTGCTTCCCTACACTGAATTATTTCAACATATTATACCACAGTGATGCATTGTTTGTGAAGCTTTGTGCACTAACGGGCCTTTCTATCTAGTCAATACGCTTTTCAGTGATGTACATATTCTAGGGATCAGTAAATATTTTCTCCTTAAAATTGAGACCGTAGAAAAGGAAATTCACCTTCATGttacttattttttgtttctgattTCATATTAAGAAAGTGCTGTATTGAACTTGATATTTTAGATATAAGGAGTCCAAGCATGAGCTTGCTGAAGAAGAAGTTAGAGGCATACTAGCAGTTATTGCATCCACCGGAAAATTTTGGTAAGCTGTTATTTAGGCGTGAAATTCTCTCATTTGTGTGTAGCATATTAATGTATTATTCTTGGTGCGTGTATGTGTGTGTTGTGTTTACTCTATGTATGATGTACAAAAAGGTAACATTCGTAATCCATTTGTTTTTGCTTGGTATTtaaactttatttatttatttatatctcACAGGCATGATTGGGACAAATTAAAAAGCATGCTATCCTTTCAGCTGAAGCAGGTATGGGGAAGTATGCCAGCATGCGGGTCTTCCGCTATTTATGGTTGTCACACACATGCGTGCTCTTAATAGATGTGCATAATTGCATTCTAGTTCCAAGATTATGGTATTTATCtgtctctctcactctcttccCCCTCTCTATTGCTCTTCTTCCTTGATTTATGAAGGTTCTGTTGGAGTATCCTGAGGGAAAAATGGCAGATGAGCAGCAAATTGCTTCTTTAGGAGAAACGTACCCAGAACTGGTGAAGAGGTTGGATGAAGGTATTCTCATTCCCCTGATCATATATGAAATCAGCTTAAGGGCGTGGAgctgaaattatattttagtttATGGTGTTAGGGTCTACagttttattgaattttcaGTTCCATTTTTTAATGGTAATTGCTTATAGTTTGTTTCTTCACTGCAGCTCTTAATAGTTTTACCGAAGGTCCTCCATTTACACTTCAGAGGCTTTGCGAGGTGTTCACTTCACCTTTATATTATGCGTCATGCGTTACCTCTCTGCAGTATTCTTTATGATTGTGTCTTTCATTCCTTTGTCGACACTTTTCAAAGCTCCATGCATTGAATTAGTTTGGTTGAATTTGTCTAACAACAGttacccttttttattttttttatttatttttggggtcAAGTACAATAGGTACCTTGCTGAAACTGCTATTCTCTTCTTGCCCCCTCTTTTCACCCTTCTGTTCTCCTTAGAAGTTTGTTTCCCTATCATTTGTAACTGCAAAAATGGTGGCAATTGGACGtagtttttataatttaggagTAGTTTGCAGACCTTTAATGAGTGCTTGCATCTTTTTGCTTGTCTGATACGTTAATGCACTATTATTCCCTTGCTATGTTATAATATGTATCACTTTACGAGATGTAATTttgtattgaaatttttgttgaaCAGATCCTTTTGGATGCACAAACCACCTATCCAAATCTCTCAAAGCTTGCTTTTGCACTAGAAAAGGTATAGTAATGAAGAACCTGATTCACTGTTTTCCATCCCAATGCATCTGATGTTGCTAAGAGCAACTTTAATGGGGGGATGTAAATGGTTACTTTATCTCCACCATTTACTCATCTTCCATCAGTTTAGTGGGTTTCTTCCTTAGTTGGAATGATATAAAGCTGCTCTAATGCTTCCCCTTAAGTGTTTGGGCAAAGAAAACTCTTGATTTAAGCTTATATATGCCAACCTTATTTTAACTAATACTGAAGTAGTCTACTTAAGTTCCAACTTAcatatttattgtttatattttcttgaacTTTTTATTTGTAGCTTTACAActtgcattttcttttttgtagaATCTATTGGTGACAACCATGCTGACGGTCTCAACTGATCCATATCCACAACCCATGGTGCAAAATTCAGCTGAACCAAAGCAAGCAACTGAAGAACCTAAACTTCACTCTGATTCAGTGCAGAATGGGGTGGAACCTATGGTAGGTGATAGGGATGAAGTTATGGCAGAGGTAGAACAAGCTGATATTGATGATGATATGACCATTGCCATAGAAGCTTTTGAAGATATAGTTGGATCATCAGAAACAAATTCAGTGCAGACCAATAATTCTTAGCATTCCAGTGATGTAGTCGAGAGGCGTTAATCCAACAAGCTCATTGGTTCACATGAGCAACTTGGTTGGATCATTAAGTCTGGTACTGGGCTTGGTTAACCATCAAGTTAGCAGCATTAGTGGAAGCGTGGATCCTGGTCACATAGATTCGGGAAGATTCTTATTCATATTTATGCCTAAATGGTGTAACTATAAAATAGGGAGCATTGCATCGAGAATTATTGGCTGGCTTCTGTAGCTTTTACAATTTTGCTGCTGCATTGTAACTCACAGGTCATTGATACTTGGCTTGCTTGATTTtgcattttgaaataaatgccttttccaattttttatgTTCTGAATTCAGAACGTCACGCTTAATGCGCCTATGTCGGAATCCGTCTTTTTTGGACTGAAAGCGGAAAGGGTGAGTAGAACAGTAGCGAAAACTAAACCAACCTTCTTTGGCCTAGTGTGCACTTGTTCAAATTCGCTGTTCTGTTATTAAAGGAGAAATCATTTTGCAACAACTCGAGAAACTCCGGGGATTGACGatactaaaaaaaaggaaatgggTAGAATATGGAATTATTGCATTGCTTTATATGGGGTAAAGATCAAAACTTGAGTGTTGgaaccaaacaagaaaagaaaagcctTGGAAGTTTGATATTTAACAGCATGACTTTCATGgaaatatacatatttatcAGAACGATTagctttttttatattaaatcaGAACGACTTATATATTGGAGAGAATAacattcaattaaaaatttaaaactttggtaatttatttttaaaaagataaaacaagTATGTTGTCTCGTAGTAGCcagattttttctttctttttttggcgTAAAATTTGTCATATGTACAGTAAGTAGCTGTTCCATTTCATCCTGAAAGAAATCAATAGcagaccaaaaaattaaaattgtttgGCTCTACTCAAATAACAGTTTCTTTCTTCCCTCTTTCCAAATTTCTTGTTATGCTCTAACTTCAACCACGTCACCATCTGTGAGTTTGGTATTGGGTAAGACCAGTTGACCATTAACCCAGACCAGTTTTCCCTCCAGTCCTACTCTTCTAGCAGCATCTGCAGCTGTGCTGCCAGTTCTCAACCTCATGATGTCACCATTGGGCAAACATATAATCACCACTTCCCCAAGGACGACAGAAGCAGGACTGCCCTGAAACTTTTCACTTTGCTTTGCTTGTCCAAGACTTGCTTCTGAGCGTAGCTGCTCTTCCCACCGTAGCATTGTCCTTAACAACCGCACCTTGAATTTGAAAGCAggcattaattaattagcattTGCCCTGTCTGTCTTGTGTGTCTACTATTTAGCAATACTAAGAGAGAGACTACCACATCCAAAATCACACTACAAGCAAGCCATGCAATTCAATGACTGCAGCAGTAGGTCATCTAGGAGCCATGATTAACAGATCATAACTATGGAATGAAGCAATAAGGCTATCATGCTCGAAAGCAAACACAAAGCAAATTTAAGcaagaaaatttcaacaaactGGTCATTAACAAAATGGGCTTCAGAAGGGCAAGGTCACAGGCAAACCTTGTTATTGATGCTAGTTTCCATGGAAGTTGATGCAGCTGAGGTAAACCTTGGTGTCGATGTAATATCATCAAGCTGTCTTCCATCAAAAACAGCAGAAACAACCGCCCAATATTCAGATTCTTCTTGATCCGTCAAATCAATGACCTGAATGAAGGTTGGCAACAATCGCCCAAACTGGTCTTGCTGCACAAGGAAGCAGTATTTAACCTAATTGTGGATTACTGGTGTCCTTGTATGCTTCAGTCTGAATCATTTCACATTGTTGACATTCATACCCTCTCTGGGTCTCTCAGGCTGCTATatatgtttttgaattttcccTCTAATTCTGAACATACAATTACAATTTCATTTTGAGATCATCTGTGTGGCCTAGAGATCTCAGGAAGTAAATGTTAAACATACCTTGTGGTACATACCATCTCGACAGAGTGCATATTTCTCTAGGCAAGTGCACCAATCCCCGTGTCCTGGTTCACACCACCACTCATCAGTCACCTGGAAATATGAAGTCAAAGAAAATAGGGTAACTTGTTACTTGAAGGAGCATAATGGAACTcaattaggagatactttgaaattttttgtaatttctcTGCAAATAAAGAAAGGAAGGGGACACAGGcaaggatgatgatgatttgtAGACTAAGAAAGCTTGGAGGCAGGTCAACTTCAAGTGACAAACTATCTTTAGATTTCAACCTCTTTCCATGAATGAAGCTTTAGATTAACTACACTATGGAATCAATGAATGAAGTTTTAGATTAACTACACTATGGAATCAATATGTGAAGTAAAGCAAGCCAACCTTCTTGTACAGCCTCGCATAGGCTTCCCACCGTTTTATTTGGAAAGGAGATTTTCTATCAGCTACTGCTTCAGAAGCTGCCAGTCCAAAGCTCACTGCAACGAGCAATTCACTTCCATCTTTGTCTACTCTGCAATGTCAAGTTTAACACAAATCTTAGTGATTGGCATGTACTTAGAGCAATTTATGCAAATTAGACATCAAGTAGTTATATACCTAATGATAACAGCAGCAAGAAGATGACTTCCTTGCACTCTAAGGACCGGATGCCCAATTTTCAACAAACTATACTTCTGAAACAAATCATCTACTGTAGAATTTTGGTCCTCCATATTTGTGGAGAAAAAGGATGACGCATCTATTTCAGATTCATCTGTGTTATTTATGTTAGACAATTTGTTTCCAGTTTCTTTATAAAGCCAATGTGCTGCAAGTCCATGTTCAGCATACTCGTGCATCCTCTGCAtaatatgaaatgaaatttacgAGTGTCAGCTAAACTTTAAAAACAAACGGTAGCAAGTAATTCTGATCTCCTTTAAATTTGGAAGAAGTTTGGCACCTGTGTTCGTATTTGAACTTCCAAAGGTGATCTGTCAGGACCTTGTACAGCAGTGTGCAGAGACTGCAGATGGGGATTTGCAGTTAAGATATGAAAAGTGCCCTCTGATAAAGTTACAAAACATATACATTACaaaatacatataaaaccTATATCACATTCAGTTGGAACAGTCCAAAAATGGCTCAAGAGTTGGGGATATTAGAAATTGAGAAGAATGGAGTGAAATCATTTAAAAGGACCTTCCAAAAATATGGAATCATGAACAGGAAAATCTGACCTGATAGCCGCTGGGCTTTGGATTGATAATGTAATCATCAAACTCACCATCAATCGGGGTCCAATGTCTGCACATTAGAAATTATATAAGTCAATCTGcctatgtatatatatagtccccttctattgagggatcccctacaataattttatatatacagtccccttctattggaAATCAGTCTGTTATCTTTCCGAGTCTGGAAAAAGAACGTTGCGCTACAGATAAACTTGTGGCAAAATAGTCAATTCATTAAGTTACTGACAGCAAGAGTTTCACGTTACCCAAATTTGAACATACACGCCATCATATAAATGCATAAAACTACCATTCCGTCACATCTATCACAAACTATCGCTTACCCTAGatcccaaaataaataaacggAAGTAAGGAAATAGGAGGGTGATATAAAAATAGAAGATCAGTGCAATTTGATTTACTTGTGTACAATGTCGAGAAGATTGTAGCAACACTGGACGGCAGGTCCATGCAAAGTTCCTTTCTTGTCTCCAACGACTACCCTTAATGCACGGGCATCATAAACTTTATTGATGCTGACATCTTTCCGCTTCATCTAAAACAAGTGCAGATACAAACGTAATGTTTCAAAAACTTGCAAAGGAATACTACACAAGGGCCTATCTTGAAATAACTGCTATAAACATCAAATCAAGCACAGAAGCCCTCAAACATATTAAACTGTGAAGTGCATTACCTTGGTGTAGATGCTATACAAACTTTTTAGACGGCTGGATAAAGTTACTTCCATTCCTGGAACATAACTGAAAACATAACACGGCGAGAACACTTAACATTGACCAACTGACACAATAAGGCTATTATAAAAATTGTATGACGACATAtatgtttgtttgtgtgtatatataattgtaaAACTGCAAGCAGCGAAGGAAAAGtggaaagaaagaacataCGAAGTTGATATGATCAACTCCTGCTCGAGTGCCTCCTCACAAATTACCAAAGATGCTAAAGCAATTCCAGCATCTTGCACAACCTTTGGTCTTGTGTGAGGCTCCAAACCTTGTCCTAGAGTATTGAGAAATTTAGATCGTTTAGTCCGATCTAACAATACATCAAATGGCACTACAGCTTCCAAAAGATcctgaaaaatatataaaacagAAGTTTCTAAGCAGTGACTTTAATTTGAACTATAATCCTCATTCTTTTTAGTGTCGATTTCTACAATTTCAGGATACAGCATTCAGACagaaacataaaaagaaaaaaagaaatccttGTAAATGCTTGCCTTCATGGTTGTGACATCTTCATCAACTGCTATGGACCCTTCATTGTCAGATATTGAGCTTTTTTCATTTAAGGGCAGCGAGCTGGATATTCTTTTTGAATTTCCTACTTTGCTGCTATGGCTCCACATCAATGCTAGATCAGCTCTCATTTTCTTAAACATTTGAGGCTGCTTATACAAGGAAGATTAGAACATACTATTGAAGAAGGAACTACAAATGCTCATATAGCAAGGTACATTTGGGTGCAATACAACATACTGGTTTTTGGTAATGGCCAAATAgtaataaatttaataaaaacaaaattcactGCATGTTTCTGTTCAGACATTTGTACAACTAATTAAACAGCTTGAATCACTCAATGGGATAAGGTTCATCCAAATTATATCATATTAACCTTGAATAGAACCATATTTCCACCTCTTCTTTAATTTAGGTACTTAAAGCTTCGCAACTGCATTTTCTAAGTAGCCAAAAAATGCTTAGAAACTACCAGATGCTTTATTGAAACTATATCCACAATGTCCATTGTTTTGCTCTTTTCTTTACTTACACAGTCAATTAAGTCCTGTCTCCCAAATAGCATCATACTAATGTGTTTCCTGCACTAGTTTCTTCACAACGTCTGAAAATTATTCTTGATGTAATCATCTAATCTCCATTTTTGGGTCTCTGTACACTCAGAAAATAAGCTATTGGATTTCAACTCTTCAAggaaaaacttaaaactatGATTTTCTTGCTTAATGTATCAAAATTCCCACAACTGACTTATTAGAAGCAGTTTTATCAGATATTTAGATCTTCTATGACAACCAGAAAGATTGTGAGCAGACCTGAAGAACAGCAAAGCACAGATCTTCCAGTTCAGCTTTCATTGCCCACAAACCCAATCTGGAAGCTAGTGAGCACCAAATTACCAAGGTTTCTTTTGCAACAGCTTGAGCCTTTGTCAGTGGGAGAGCATAACtgtaaaaaaaagtttcatcTAGGAGCGTAACCCATCTGCTAGTATTATGAGCCTAAAACTTCATAGTGAAGAAGACAAGAAAATTCCAAGCAACcaacaaaacaataatatgATTATCTTTATCAGCTAAAGTTGGGCACTTGTTGCTAAGGGGGCATTATTTATAGTACCACGTTACCAACAAAAGTTTCTGTTAGTTGGCCATGTCCCAACTAACATTTCCATGCAATCAATAACTGAAGGATAATAGGATAAACAGGTTCTGTGTCTATATATTATTTAGAATCTTCAAGAGAAGGCAGAAATATTTCATTACAATTTAGTGTTTGTGCTCATTTCAGGGTCAAAACTAGtcttgaaaaaagaaatcaaaattgagGAATTAAAAGAAAGTGATAACAATATAAACTTATAATATCAATGTAAGTTTAGAGTCAGTACATTGTTCTCATATTGTGAAGGCGATCTGCAAGCTTTATAAGCACTACACGTGGATCATCAACCATGCCCAAGAGC
The Prunus dulcis chromosome 2, ALMONDv2, whole genome shotgun sequence DNA segment above includes these coding regions:
- the LOC117617835 gene encoding uncharacterized protein LOC117617835 isoform X2, coding for MIQRQVQKAIAFAKKAHHGQLRRTGDPYLVHCIHTGRILAMLVPSSGQRAVETVVAGILHDVVDDTCESFPHIEEEFGDDVARLVAGVSRLSYINQLLRRHRRINLNQGRLGHEEANNLRVMLLGMVDDPRVVLIKLADRLHNMRTIYALPLTKAQAVAKETLVIWCSLASRLGLWAMKAELEDLCFAVLQPQMFKKMRADLALMWSHSSKVGNSKRISSSLPLNEKSSISDNEGSIAVDEDVTTMKDLLEAVVPFDVLLDRTKRSKFLNTLGQGLEPHTRPKVVQDAGIALASLVICEEALEQELIISTSYVPGMEVTLSSRLKSLYSIYTKMKRKDVSINKVYDARALRVVVGDKKGTLHGPAVQCCYNLLDIVHKHWTPIDGEFDDYIINPKPSGYQSLHTAVQGPDRSPLEVQIRTQRMHEYAEHGLAAHWLYKETGNKLSNINNTDESEIDASSFFSTNMEDQNSTVDDLFQKYSLLKIGHPVLRVQGSHLLAAVIIRVDKDGSELLVAVSFGLAASEAVADRKSPFQIKRWEAYARLYKKVTDEWWCEPGHGDWCTCLEKYALCRDGMYHKQDQFGRLLPTFIQVIDLTDQEESEYWAVVSAVFDGRQLDDITSTPRFTSAASTSMETSINNKVRLLRTMLRWEEQLRSEASLGQAKQSEKFQGSPASVVLGEVVIICLPNGDIMRLRTGSTAADAARRVGLEGKLVWVNGQLVLPNTKLTDGDVVEVRA
- the LOC117617835 gene encoding uncharacterized protein LOC117617835 isoform X1, whose product is MTCQSSSTNTNTMLAHKFHRLHLRSYPKFRGVLDQIAPNLAVSSSLSSVFTSANVIAAAAAASGSGSLHGAVTSTITQVAVTALAIASGACLSTKVDFLWPKMEAQPGSDVVEGVDVTGYPIFNDPKVQKAIAFAKKAHHGQLRRTGDPYLVHCIHTGRILAMLVPSSGQRAVETVVAGILHDVVDDTCESFPHIEEEFGDDVARLVAGVSRLSYINQLLRRHRRINLNQGRLGHEEANNLRVMLLGMVDDPRVVLIKLADRLHNMRTIYALPLTKAQAVAKETLVIWCSLASRLGLWAMKAELEDLCFAVLQPQMFKKMRADLALMWSHSSKVGNSKRISSSLPLNEKSSISDNEGSIAVDEDVTTMKDLLEAVVPFDVLLDRTKRSKFLNTLGQGLEPHTRPKVVQDAGIALASLVICEEALEQELIISTSYVPGMEVTLSSRLKSLYSIYTKMKRKDVSINKVYDARALRVVVGDKKGTLHGPAVQCCYNLLDIVHKHWTPIDGEFDDYIINPKPSGYQSLHTAVQGPDRSPLEVQIRTQRMHEYAEHGLAAHWLYKETGNKLSNINNTDESEIDASSFFSTNMEDQNSTVDDLFQKYSLLKIGHPVLRVQGSHLLAAVIIRVDKDGSELLVAVSFGLAASEAVADRKSPFQIKRWEAYARLYKKVTDEWWCEPGHGDWCTCLEKYALCRDGMYHKQDQFGRLLPTFIQVIDLTDQEESEYWAVVSAVFDGRQLDDITSTPRFTSAASTSMETSINNKVRLLRTMLRWEEQLRSEASLGQAKQSEKFQGSPASVVLGEVVIICLPNGDIMRLRTGSTAADAARRVGLEGKLVWVNGQLVLPNTKLTDGDVVEVRA
- the LOC117617835 gene encoding probable GTP diphosphokinase RSH2, chloroplastic isoform X3; translation: MTCQSSSTNTNTMLAHKFHRLHLRSYPKFRGVLDQIAPNLAVSSSLSSVFTSANVIAAAAAASGSGSLHGAVTSTITQVAVTALAIASGACLSTKVDFLWPKMEAQPGSDVVEGVDVTGYPIFNDPKVQKAIAFAKKAHHGQLRRTGDPYLVHCIHTGRILAMLVPSSGQRAVETVVAGILHDVVDDTCESFPHIEEEFGDDVARLVAGVSRLSYINQLLRRHRRINLNQGRLGHEEANNLRVMLLGMVDDPRVVLIKLADRLHNMRTIYALPLTKAQAVAKETLVIWCSLASRLGLWAMKAELEDLCFAVLQPQMFKKMRADLALMWSHSSKVGNSKRISSSLPLNEKSSISDNEGSIAVDEDVTTMKDLLEAVVPFDVLLDRTKRSKFLNTLGQGLEPHTRPKVVQDAGIALASLVICEEALEQELIISTSYVPGMEVTLSSRLKSLYSIYTKMKRKDVSINKVYDARALRVVVGDKKGTLHGPAVQCCYNLLDIVHKHWTPIDGEFDDYIINPKPSGYQSLHTAVQGPDRSPLEVQIRTQRMHEYAEHGLAAHWLYKETGNKLSNINNTDESEIDASSFFSTNMEDQNSTVDDLFQKYSLLKIGHPVLRVQGSHLLAAVIIRVDKDGSELLVAVSFGLAASEAVADRKSPFQIKRWEAYARLYKKVTDEWWCEPGHGDWCTCLEKYALCRDELEGKFKNIYSSLRDPERV